A stretch of Paenibacillus peoriae DNA encodes these proteins:
- a CDS encoding diacylglycerol kinase family protein, translating into MRRQPWRMTFRYAAEGVMYALRTQVNMRIHVAVALLVIVAGLTLHISRLDWLFVCVAIAIVIVAELFNTAVEAAVDLISPDIHPLAKAAKDTAAGAVLLAAVFAVIIGIFVFYRPMLTLISSLF; encoded by the coding sequence ATGAGACGTCAGCCTTGGAGAATGACTTTTCGCTATGCGGCAGAAGGCGTGATGTACGCTCTGCGTACGCAAGTAAATATGCGGATACATGTGGCCGTGGCGCTCCTTGTCATTGTAGCAGGCTTAACTCTGCACATCTCCCGGCTCGACTGGTTATTCGTCTGCGTGGCTATCGCTATAGTCATTGTAGCCGAACTGTTCAACACCGCTGTTGAAGCAGCGGTGGATCTCATCTCACCTGATATTCATCCGCTGGCCAAAGCGGCTAAAGACACCGCCGCCGGAGCCGTGCTCCTGGCAGCGGTTTTTGCTGTAATTATTGGTATATTTGTGTTTTATAGGCCTATGTTGACGTTAATTAGTTCGCTGTTTTAA
- the ybeY gene encoding rRNA maturation RNase YbeY — protein sequence MGLQLAWNNEQNDMVINESLITLLNTLLEEAGKVEGVTDGEVALTFVNDEQIHELNRDYRGIDRPTDVLSFAMKETLDEELEIIYEPNDENSLNDVPDVLGDIIISVQTAQAQSEEYGHSIEREIGFLFVHGFLHLLGYDHQDDVSEAEMMGKQEAVLAQAGLTR from the coding sequence ATGGGCCTTCAATTAGCTTGGAATAATGAACAAAACGATATGGTAATTAACGAATCCTTGATTACGCTGCTGAACACCTTATTAGAGGAGGCAGGCAAAGTGGAAGGAGTCACTGACGGTGAGGTAGCCCTTACCTTCGTTAATGATGAGCAAATTCATGAGTTGAACAGGGACTATCGGGGAATTGATCGTCCCACCGATGTGTTGTCTTTTGCTATGAAGGAAACACTGGATGAAGAGCTTGAAATTATTTACGAACCGAATGATGAAAATTCATTGAATGATGTACCTGATGTTTTGGGGGATATTATAATCTCTGTACAAACAGCGCAAGCTCAGAGTGAAGAATACGGACATTCGATTGAGCGTGAAATCGGTTTTTTGTTTGTTCACGGCTTTCTTCATCTGTTAGGCTATGATCATCAGGATGATGTGAGTGAAGCTGAAATGATGGGCAAACAGGAAGCTGTACTGGCTCAAGCGGGGTTGACAAGGTAA
- a CDS encoding HD family phosphohydrolase: MTSKELSKGKTFQHRMNGWKYSVVTRYLLFLFLVVLFYVGFASKLLPERYDIRVNQPSEKEIVAPMQLPNSKATLKAQEESAERVQPMYTIVPVRNDNLITGILDRIERLNQDDQVSRADKISIYKDEIPQRAREFVQNFVNNSRNADAYPDKLLDEVLEKTKEQTYRIPEETFIKIPRLTSEDIAEMRPVAREIVTGLMNDQITDAQTARAKVAERVSTSSLTKRTSREVVQELARLVITANKFYDDTATKDAKVQAREDTPTVYIKQGEVLVKKGEIITQEIYTLLDENELLKDKINYWPQFGLLMLSMMLALGLFMYIRQFQSRTRNFKYNNAQLLMLVLIFVITVGAMMLISILQNNERSYLGYLAPIALGAMLVTLLLDMSLAFVCAVIFSILASVILNVRQGQIFDFNFGFFAIVVCLAAIFSTHRASQRSTLFKGAIMVCLFGALSVFSLALIDQGNWTQTTTLYGVAFAFAGGLITAILVIGLMPFFESTFGILSALKLVELSNPNHPLLRKLLTETPGTYHHSVMVGNLSEAAAEAIGANGLLCRVGSYYHDIGKTKRPSYFIENQNGLENPHDTIEPKLSKSIIIAHARDGVEMQLDYKLPKPIRDIAEQHHGTTFLHYFYHKALREAEERGVEPDFTEDDFRYPGPKAQSKESAVVGIADSVEAAVRSLRKPTVEQVESMIEKIIKSRLDDHQFNDCELTMRELDIVAQTLKETVMGIFHSRIEYPEERPKSENGKA, encoded by the coding sequence ATGACCTCGAAGGAATTATCTAAAGGGAAAACGTTCCAGCATAGAATGAATGGATGGAAGTATAGCGTGGTGACACGCTATCTTCTGTTTTTATTTTTGGTGGTTCTTTTTTATGTAGGCTTTGCGTCCAAGCTGCTTCCCGAGCGTTATGATATTCGGGTAAATCAACCGAGTGAAAAGGAAATTGTCGCCCCGATGCAGCTTCCTAACAGTAAGGCGACTTTGAAGGCTCAAGAGGAATCAGCTGAACGTGTGCAGCCCATGTATACCATTGTGCCCGTTCGCAACGATAACCTGATTACTGGTATTTTGGATCGAATTGAACGGCTCAATCAGGATGACCAGGTCTCCAGAGCAGATAAGATTTCGATTTATAAGGATGAGATTCCGCAACGTGCACGGGAATTTGTACAAAATTTTGTGAATAACAGCCGTAATGCGGATGCCTACCCAGATAAGTTGCTGGATGAAGTGCTGGAAAAAACGAAAGAGCAAACGTACCGAATTCCAGAGGAGACATTCATTAAAATTCCGCGCCTTACATCTGAGGATATTGCTGAAATGCGGCCTGTTGCCCGTGAGATTGTGACAGGGTTGATGAATGATCAAATTACGGATGCTCAGACAGCCCGAGCGAAAGTAGCTGAGCGGGTTAGTACAAGCTCGCTTACTAAGCGTACTTCACGGGAGGTTGTTCAGGAACTTGCAAGGCTTGTGATTACCGCCAACAAGTTTTATGATGATACAGCTACGAAGGACGCAAAGGTACAGGCTCGTGAAGATACACCGACGGTTTACATTAAACAGGGTGAAGTACTCGTCAAGAAGGGTGAGATTATTACCCAGGAAATCTATACACTGCTTGATGAAAATGAATTGCTCAAGGATAAAATCAATTATTGGCCACAATTTGGACTGCTGATGCTGTCTATGATGCTGGCATTGGGCCTGTTTATGTATATTCGTCAATTTCAATCACGAACACGAAACTTCAAGTATAATAATGCGCAGTTGCTCATGCTAGTATTAATCTTTGTGATAACAGTTGGAGCAATGATGTTAATTTCCATACTGCAGAACAATGAACGTTCCTATCTCGGCTATCTGGCGCCTATCGCGCTTGGAGCTATGCTCGTAACGCTGTTGCTTGATATGTCGTTGGCTTTCGTATGTGCCGTTATATTCAGTATATTGGCAAGTGTTATTTTGAATGTCCGTCAGGGACAAATTTTCGACTTTAATTTTGGATTTTTTGCTATTGTGGTCTGTCTGGCAGCGATTTTCTCTACCCATCGAGCCAGCCAGCGTTCAACACTGTTCAAAGGGGCGATTATGGTATGCCTGTTCGGTGCCCTGTCTGTTTTTTCTCTGGCACTGATTGACCAAGGGAATTGGACTCAAACGACGACGCTCTATGGGGTAGCTTTTGCTTTTGCAGGCGGTCTGATAACAGCAATACTTGTTATTGGGCTAATGCCATTTTTTGAGTCTACCTTTGGTATCTTGTCGGCACTGAAGCTTGTTGAGCTGTCAAATCCCAATCATCCATTGCTCCGCAAGCTGCTTACGGAGACACCGGGAACGTATCATCATAGTGTAATGGTGGGTAATCTGTCAGAGGCCGCAGCGGAGGCTATAGGGGCAAACGGCTTGTTGTGCCGGGTTGGTTCGTATTATCATGATATTGGTAAAACCAAGAGGCCTTCGTACTTCATTGAAAATCAAAATGGGTTGGAAAATCCACATGATACAATAGAGCCCAAGCTGAGCAAATCCATCATTATCGCCCATGCTCGTGACGGCGTGGAAATGCAATTGGATTACAAGCTGCCCAAGCCCATTCGCGATATTGCCGAGCAGCACCACGGAACGACATTCTTACACTATTTTTATCACAAGGCGTTGCGCGAAGCTGAAGAGCGGGGGGTGGAGCCTGACTTCACGGAGGATGATTTCCGTTATCCGGGACCGAAGGCTCAGTCTAAAGAGTCTGCTGTGGTGGGAATTGCTGATAGCGTGGAGGCAGCAGTTCGTTCCTTACGGAAGCCGACAGTGGAACAGGTTGAATCCATGATTGAGAAAATTATTAAGAGCCGTCTGGATGATCACCAATTTAACGACTGCGAGCTGACCATGCGGGAGCTTGATATCGTGGCTCAAACCCTCAAGGAAACAGTAATGGGGATTTTCCATTCCCGTATTGAGTATCCGGAGGAAAGGCCCAAGTCTGAAAACGGAAAAGCTTAA
- a CDS encoding PhoH family protein yields the protein MAEQQRSIQIALNNAGEGQALFGPQDSFLKLIEAAIPAKIASREAEVNVFGNAHEVEVLEQLFDVLLQLIRNGYILTERDVHYAIELAKDLRADQLLDLFKGEITTTFRGKPIRVKTIGQKHYVTTIKKRDIVFGIGPAGTGKTYLAVVLAVAALKEGSVKRIVLTRPAVEAGENLGFLPGDLQEKVDPYLRPLYDALYDVMGPEQTAKALERGLIEIAPLAYMRGRTLDDSFIILDEAQNTTPEQMKMFLTRLGFGSKMVITGDVTQIDLPRGKKSGLIEANAILQGIEEIGFVQFAEEDVVRHSLVQKIIVAYDRVAENQG from the coding sequence TTGGCAGAACAACAACGCAGCATACAAATTGCATTGAACAATGCGGGAGAAGGACAGGCGTTATTTGGCCCGCAGGATTCCTTTTTGAAATTAATCGAAGCAGCTATTCCCGCAAAAATAGCATCTCGTGAGGCAGAAGTTAATGTTTTTGGTAATGCTCACGAGGTGGAAGTGCTCGAACAATTGTTCGACGTATTACTCCAGTTAATTCGCAATGGGTATATACTGACCGAAAGGGATGTCCATTATGCGATTGAACTGGCAAAAGATTTGCGTGCTGATCAGCTGCTCGATTTGTTCAAGGGTGAAATTACGACGACGTTCCGGGGTAAACCGATTCGCGTCAAAACGATTGGACAAAAGCACTATGTAACCACGATTAAGAAACGCGATATTGTATTTGGAATTGGCCCGGCGGGTACTGGTAAAACCTATCTGGCTGTAGTGCTGGCCGTAGCTGCCCTGAAGGAAGGTTCAGTCAAGCGCATTGTACTGACTCGTCCTGCGGTGGAAGCAGGTGAAAATTTAGGTTTTTTACCAGGGGATTTACAGGAAAAGGTTGATCCGTATTTACGCCCATTGTATGATGCCCTATACGATGTGATGGGCCCAGAGCAGACTGCAAAGGCACTGGAGCGCGGATTAATAGAAATTGCACCTTTGGCTTATATGCGGGGACGTACGCTGGATGACTCTTTTATTATTTTGGACGAAGCGCAAAACACTACACCCGAGCAAATGAAAATGTTTTTGACTCGACTTGGCTTTGGCTCCAAAATGGTCATTACCGGCGATGTTACGCAAATTGATTTGCCTCGTGGCAAAAAATCCGGTCTGATTGAAGCGAATGCGATTTTACAAGGGATTGAGGAAATAGGCTTTGTCCAGTTTGCAGAAGAGGATGTTGTCCGTCATTCCTTGGTACAGAAAATTATTGTTGCTTATGACCGAGTTGCCGAAAATCAAGGATAG
- the yqfD gene encoding sporulation protein YqfD: protein MKHPALAKLRGTVTLAIKGESVEAFINLLTDHHIPVWNVRPMGTRHAEMNLLLPHVFLLRPLLRRTGCKMHVLKRQGLPFTAVRLAKRKFFLAGLALFWIGLLLMSSLIWDIEVKGNDKLSTESVLKAARQEGLYPFQWSFRLSSQDKLSRALMQKLPEASWIGVEKQGTLVTIQVVEASQPTPAPLYSPRHIISKADAVVTEIFAEQGRPVVHKNTRVKKGAILISGTLGDEENQQQVVAKGEVKGLVWHEYEISSPTVQRSSTYTGISHDRLYLVLGNRAIQLWGYGKIPYSTHKTTVEHDPLTWRSYKLPMGWMTESVRETKIQEQKLTEAEAKMSGLEGARADILAKYGKGTKIMSQKILHEKRENGKVYMKVLFEVEQDIAEELPLVHNQGE, encoded by the coding sequence GTGAAACATCCTGCTTTAGCAAAGCTGCGTGGTACGGTTACCCTTGCTATCAAGGGCGAAAGTGTGGAAGCTTTCATTAATTTACTCACCGATCACCATATACCTGTGTGGAACGTGCGGCCGATGGGTACTAGACATGCAGAAATGAACCTTCTGCTGCCGCACGTCTTCCTCCTACGCCCGCTTTTGAGAAGGACAGGCTGTAAAATGCATGTTCTGAAGCGGCAAGGGCTTCCCTTTACTGCTGTACGACTTGCCAAACGTAAATTTTTCCTGGCTGGATTGGCTTTGTTCTGGATAGGTCTTCTGCTGATGTCTTCGCTTATCTGGGACATTGAAGTAAAGGGGAATGATAAGCTATCGACGGAATCTGTTCTCAAAGCCGCTCGACAGGAGGGCCTGTATCCATTTCAATGGAGCTTTCGTCTATCCAGTCAAGACAAGCTTTCACGTGCGCTCATGCAGAAGCTTCCAGAGGCATCCTGGATCGGTGTGGAAAAGCAGGGTACTTTGGTGACGATTCAGGTTGTTGAAGCTTCACAGCCTACCCCTGCGCCGCTCTACAGCCCTCGTCATATCATTAGTAAGGCAGATGCGGTAGTTACTGAAATTTTTGCCGAGCAGGGTCGTCCTGTCGTGCATAAAAATACGCGTGTCAAAAAAGGAGCCATCCTCATCTCTGGAACGCTTGGAGATGAGGAGAACCAACAGCAGGTCGTAGCCAAAGGAGAGGTTAAGGGTCTTGTATGGCATGAATACGAAATTAGCAGTCCCACGGTGCAACGCAGCAGCACGTATACAGGTATCAGTCATGACCGCTTGTATCTGGTCCTAGGCAACCGTGCGATACAATTGTGGGGATATGGGAAAATACCTTATTCTACACATAAAACAACAGTTGAACATGATCCGCTAACATGGCGTTCCTACAAACTTCCGATGGGTTGGATGACCGAAAGTGTGAGGGAGACAAAGATACAGGAGCAGAAGCTTACGGAAGCAGAAGCGAAAATGTCAGGTTTAGAAGGCGCGCGAGCTGATATTTTAGCTAAATACGGCAAAGGAACGAAAATAATGAGCCAAAAAATTTTGCATGAGAAGAGAGAGAATGGTAAAGTTTATATGAAAGTGCTTTTTGAAGTGGAGCAGGATATTGCGGAAGAACTTCCGTTAGTTCATAACCAAGGAGAATGA
- the yqfC gene encoding sporulation protein YqfC: protein MSRMSRKLRKWASETLELPQDILFDLPRLTLIGSRQLYVENHRGVVDFTPDQLVLALAQGRLRVSGHDLVITSILPEQVSVEGHITDIQMEGTEEGS from the coding sequence ATGAGCAGGATGAGCCGCAAACTGCGAAAGTGGGCCAGCGAGACGCTGGAGCTTCCGCAGGACATTCTATTTGACCTGCCGCGGTTAACCCTCATCGGCAGCCGTCAGCTTTATGTGGAGAATCACCGGGGCGTGGTGGATTTCACGCCGGATCAGCTCGTACTTGCACTTGCGCAAGGCAGGCTGAGGGTGTCGGGCCATGATCTAGTCATTACGTCTATTCTGCCAGAGCAGGTAAGTGTGGAGGGACATATAACGGATATCCAAATGGAAGGAACGGAGGAAGGCTCGTGA
- a CDS encoding amino acid permease — MGNSLFRKKSIDQLIAATRGEKALKRELGAFDLTMLGIGAIIGTGIFVLTGTGAVTAGPGLVLSFVIAGLACLFAALAYAEFASTVPVSGSVYTFTYATMGELLAFIIGWDLILEYMLAASAVSAGWSGYFVSFLNGIGLHIPLEFTAAPGALKDQTTYFNLPAFLILMGITFLLYLGIKESKRINNIMVIIKIVVILLFIIVAFKYVKPDNWTPFMPFGFSGVFGAAALVFFSFIGFDAVSSAAEETKNPTTDLPRGIIFSLIICTFLYVIVSAIMTGIVPFMQFEGISHPVSLVLQVAGQNWVAGIVDIGAILGMTTVMLVMLYGQTRIMFAMSRDGLVPKVLSKVHSKYKTPYINTLFFGTLSALMGGLIPLDELASLVNIGTLSAFILISVAVIVMRKTQPDLPRAFRCPGVPYIPILAIVSCGVLILNLNGQTFIRFIIWLVIGMAVYFLYSRKNSLLNRDSEK, encoded by the coding sequence ATGGGAAATAGCTTGTTTAGAAAGAAGAGCATTGATCAGTTGATTGCCGCTACGCGAGGGGAAAAAGCACTCAAAAGGGAGCTGGGTGCGTTTGATTTAACGATGCTTGGAATTGGAGCCATTATCGGAACGGGAATTTTTGTGTTGACAGGTACAGGAGCAGTTACGGCTGGTCCAGGCTTAGTTCTTTCTTTTGTGATTGCGGGACTCGCGTGTTTATTCGCAGCATTGGCTTATGCGGAGTTTGCATCCACCGTTCCAGTATCCGGTTCTGTTTACACTTTTACATATGCTACGATGGGGGAGCTATTGGCCTTTATTATTGGATGGGATTTAATTTTGGAATACATGCTGGCAGCCAGCGCCGTTTCCGCAGGTTGGTCGGGTTACTTTGTATCATTTTTGAACGGAATTGGCCTTCACATTCCGCTTGAATTCACTGCTGCACCGGGGGCTTTGAAAGACCAAACTACTTATTTTAATCTCCCAGCTTTTTTAATTTTGATGGGTATCACGTTCTTGCTTTATTTAGGGATAAAAGAATCAAAACGGATAAACAACATCATGGTAATCATAAAAATTGTTGTTATTTTATTATTTATCATCGTTGCTTTTAAATATGTGAAGCCAGATAACTGGACACCGTTTATGCCGTTTGGGTTCAGTGGGGTGTTTGGAGCCGCAGCTCTTGTGTTTTTTTCTTTTATTGGTTTTGATGCTGTTTCATCGGCGGCTGAAGAAACTAAAAATCCCACTACTGATTTACCGCGAGGCATTATTTTCTCACTCATTATTTGTACGTTTTTGTATGTCATTGTTAGCGCGATTATGACTGGTATAGTACCGTTTATGCAATTTGAAGGTATCTCTCACCCCGTGTCATTGGTATTGCAGGTTGCGGGCCAGAACTGGGTTGCAGGTATTGTAGATATAGGAGCCATCTTAGGGATGACAACGGTCATGCTGGTAATGCTCTATGGTCAAACTCGTATTATGTTTGCTATGTCACGTGACGGCTTAGTCCCCAAAGTATTATCCAAGGTTCATTCCAAATACAAAACGCCCTACATTAACACGTTGTTTTTCGGCACTTTATCTGCATTAATGGGTGGACTGATTCCGCTGGATGAGTTAGCAAGTTTGGTGAACATTGGAACCTTGTCAGCATTTATTCTGATTTCGGTCGCCGTTATCGTTATGAGAAAAACACAACCTGACTTGCCAAGGGCCTTCCGATGTCCTGGAGTTCCGTATATCCCGATCCTGGCTATCGTTTCATGTGGGGTGCTCATTCTTAATTTGAATGGCCAGACATTTATTCGCTTTATTATTTGGCTTGTCATTGGTATGGCTGTTTACTTCTTATACTCTAGAAAAAACTCTCTTTTAAATCGAGATAGCGAAAAATAA
- the floA gene encoding flotillin-like protein FloA (flotillin-like protein involved in membrane lipid rafts) gives MFESGIVSVLLIAVVVIIVLSVFFSFFPVMLWISALASGVRIGIITLVAMRLRRVTPSRIVNPLIKATKAGLGLNINQLESHFLAGGNVDRVINALIAAQRANIPLEFERAAAIDLAGRDVLQAVQMSVNPRVIETPIVAAVAKDGIEVKVKARVTVRANIDRLVGGAGEETIIARVGEGIVTTVGSSNSHKDVLENPDSISRTVLSKGLDAGTAFEILSIDIADVDVGKNIGAFLQTEQAEADKRIAQAKAEERRAMAVAQEQEMKARVVEMRARVVESESEVPLAMAEALRGGKLGVMDYMNLKNIEADTQMRGSLGKPNENSGNDNKNRD, from the coding sequence GTGTTCGAATCGGGTATTGTCAGCGTTTTGCTGATTGCCGTTGTAGTGATTATTGTATTGAGCGTATTTTTTAGTTTCTTCCCGGTGATGCTGTGGATTTCAGCATTGGCTTCGGGTGTGCGCATTGGCATCATTACGCTGGTAGCTATGCGCTTACGGCGCGTCACGCCAAGCCGAATTGTCAATCCGCTCATTAAGGCAACCAAGGCGGGTCTGGGCTTGAACATCAACCAGCTGGAAAGCCACTTTCTCGCAGGAGGGAATGTAGACCGAGTGATCAATGCGTTGATTGCTGCGCAGCGTGCTAACATTCCGCTTGAGTTTGAACGTGCGGCAGCGATTGATCTTGCTGGACGGGATGTTCTGCAAGCGGTCCAAATGAGCGTTAATCCGCGTGTTATTGAGACACCTATTGTTGCTGCGGTCGCCAAGGATGGTATTGAAGTGAAGGTTAAAGCTCGTGTTACGGTGCGTGCCAACATTGATCGACTTGTTGGGGGGGCTGGAGAAGAAACGATTATTGCACGGGTCGGTGAAGGTATTGTTACGACCGTAGGTTCCAGTAACTCGCATAAGGACGTGCTGGAGAACCCGGATTCAATTTCAAGAACCGTATTGTCCAAAGGTTTGGATGCCGGGACAGCATTTGAAATCCTGTCCATTGATATTGCGGACGTTGATGTAGGTAAAAATATCGGTGCTTTTCTGCAAACAGAGCAGGCGGAAGCCGACAAACGTATTGCGCAGGCAAAAGCGGAAGAGCGGCGTGCGATGGCTGTAGCGCAGGAGCAGGAAATGAAGGCACGTGTTGTAGAAATGAGAGCACGCGTGGTGGAATCCGAATCCGAAGTACCGCTGGCAATGGCTGAAGCGCTACGCGGCGGGAAGCTTGGTGTCATGGACTATATGAATTTGAAAAATATTGAGGCGGATACGCAAATGCGTGGCTCCTTAGGCAAACCGAATGAGAACTCGGGGAATGACAACAAAAACCGGGATTAA